In Novosphingobium sp. MMS21-SN21R, a single genomic region encodes these proteins:
- a CDS encoding acyltransferase, protein MRELIFLSLANALPRLRICDSGRYLLLRLAGMSIEGKCLVWGPLIVRPIGGARNISIGAGSFLNSNTRFGVPKSRVMIGRNVQIGPSVCFETVSHSLKYHPDRGRDDLFGDIVIEDQVWIGAGAIITKGVRIGVGAVVAAGAVVAKDVEPYTLVGGVPAKVLRRNLDAVD, encoded by the coding sequence ATGCGCGAGCTGATTTTTCTGTCATTGGCCAATGCTTTACCCAGACTACGGATTTGTGACAGCGGGCGTTACCTGCTGTTGCGCCTTGCTGGCATGTCAATTGAGGGCAAATGTCTGGTCTGGGGGCCGCTGATTGTCCGCCCGATTGGCGGTGCCAGGAACATTTCGATCGGGGCTGGCAGTTTTCTCAATTCCAACACGCGTTTCGGCGTGCCCAAATCGCGCGTTATGATTGGCCGCAATGTTCAGATCGGGCCATCGGTTTGCTTCGAGACTGTTTCGCACAGCCTGAAGTATCATCCTGACAGGGGACGCGACGATCTTTTCGGGGACATCGTCATCGAAGATCAAGTGTGGATCGGCGCGGGCGCCATCATTACCAAAGGCGTCAGAATCGGCGTTGGTGCTGTGGTGGCAGCCGGTGCAGTAGTCGCCAAGGACGTCGAGCCTTACACGCTCGTCGGCGGCGTTCCCGCCAAGGTTCTTCGCCGCAATCTTGACGCAGTCGATTGA
- a CDS encoding sugar transferase has protein sequence MSLDLDFAAAQTELADYDGRSHYSRPYVQSRVKRKAVTFESPKPKLGAFEAGAIRVFDVVSATLLLVALLPFLVLLAIALQIDSPGRLFFVQKRVGAGGKMFPCLKFRTMVENADEVFAARMAHCAESREEWARDFKLRDDPRVTRLGKAVRRLSLDEFPQLLNIIWGHMSVVGPRPIIRAEIERYGRFFPSYCAVKPGLTGLWQVSGRNDVSYHERVMLDVHYVQTKSLFTDLGIVIRTIPAVVSAQGSY, from the coding sequence GTGTCTCTTGATCTCGATTTTGCAGCGGCTCAGACAGAGTTGGCTGATTATGACGGCCGGTCGCACTATTCGCGCCCCTACGTCCAGTCGCGAGTGAAGCGCAAAGCCGTTACCTTTGAATCACCAAAGCCGAAGCTGGGCGCATTCGAGGCGGGTGCCATCCGCGTTTTCGACGTGGTTTCGGCCACGCTGTTGCTTGTGGCGCTGTTGCCGTTTCTGGTCTTGCTTGCCATCGCCCTGCAGATTGACAGCCCGGGGCGGCTGTTCTTCGTACAGAAGCGAGTAGGTGCCGGGGGCAAGATGTTTCCGTGCCTGAAGTTCAGGACGATGGTGGAAAATGCCGACGAGGTGTTTGCCGCGCGCATGGCGCATTGCGCGGAATCGCGTGAGGAATGGGCGCGTGACTTCAAGCTGCGCGACGATCCGCGAGTCACTCGGTTGGGCAAGGCGGTCAGACGCCTTAGTCTCGATGAATTTCCGCAATTGCTCAACATCATCTGGGGGCACATGAGCGTCGTCGGACCTCGCCCGATCATCCGTGCCGAGATTGAGCGCTATGGTCGGTTCTTTCCCAGCTACTGCGCCGTCAAACCGGGCCTCACCGGGCTGTGGCAAGTCAGCGGTCGCAACGATGTCAGCTATCACGAGCGGGTGATGCTGGATGTGCACTACGTCCAGACCAAATCGTTGTTTACCGATCTCGGGATCGTAATTCGCACAATCCCGGCCGTAGTATCTGCCCAGGGCTCATACTGA
- a CDS encoding polysaccharide biosynthesis/export family protein — MTMRLAASLLLLMSVTGCAGKVLPPAPLVSQSSYYLGRGDRIKVAVYGQPALTGEFAVSGNGDVSLPLVGTMEVQGLTIAQFRSELEAVLARDYFRNPQVSAEIVNFRPVYVLGEVGAPGEFRFEEGMTVYSLVARAGGFSYRADKKRVYIRRDTEPSEVGYALESGSAVQPGDTVRIGERIF; from the coding sequence ATGACAATGCGTCTGGCCGCTTCCCTGCTCCTGTTGATGTCCGTGACGGGATGCGCGGGCAAAGTTCTTCCGCCGGCACCGCTGGTATCGCAATCGAGCTATTACCTGGGCCGGGGCGATCGTATCAAGGTTGCGGTTTACGGCCAGCCAGCGCTCACGGGTGAGTTCGCGGTCAGCGGAAACGGCGACGTCTCCTTGCCTTTGGTCGGCACGATGGAAGTGCAGGGCCTCACCATCGCGCAGTTCCGCAGTGAACTCGAAGCCGTGCTTGCCCGTGACTATTTCCGCAATCCCCAAGTCTCTGCTGAGATCGTCAATTTCCGCCCGGTCTATGTGCTGGGCGAGGTGGGGGCGCCGGGTGAGTTCAGGTTCGAGGAAGGCATGACGGTCTATTCGCTCGTCGCGCGCGCAGGCGGGTTCAGTTACCGTGCCGACAAGAAGCGCGTCTATATCCGCCGGGACACTGAGCCGAGCGAGGTTGGGTATGCACTCGAAAGCGGTTCTGCAGTGCAACCGGGCGACACCGTTCGGATCGGCGAACGAATATTTTGA
- a CDS encoding cell wall hydrolase produces the protein MASLPVPANASPAASAQISAVTRFSAQSDERECLATAIAYEAGYEPVDGRRAVADVILNRTRSGRHPATICGVVYEGSARRTGCQFTFTCDGSLRRRLPDRVVDEARRIADEALAGISPSQIGGAINYHADYVSPYWAPSMLRVAKIGRHIFYRPARGTLSAPLRYDVPARTAALDQARPTAFAPWGISLAKPD, from the coding sequence GTGGCATCACTACCTGTGCCCGCAAATGCCAGCCCCGCCGCATCTGCACAGATCAGCGCGGTTACGCGCTTCTCGGCTCAGAGCGACGAGCGTGAATGTCTCGCAACGGCAATAGCTTACGAAGCGGGATATGAGCCTGTCGACGGCCGCCGCGCAGTGGCCGATGTCATCCTCAACCGGACCCGCAGCGGCCGTCATCCCGCCACGATCTGCGGGGTCGTCTATGAAGGGTCGGCGCGGCGGACCGGTTGCCAGTTCACCTTTACCTGCGATGGCTCGCTGCGCCGCCGCCTGCCCGACCGGGTAGTCGACGAAGCCCGCCGCATTGCCGACGAGGCCCTTGCGGGGATAAGCCCCTCGCAGATCGGCGGGGCGATCAACTATCACGCCGACTACGTCAGTCCTTACTGGGCGCCTTCGATGTTGCGGGTGGCCAAGATCGGGCGGCACATTTTCTACCGGCCTGCTCGCGGAACGTTGAGCGCACCCCTGCGCTATGATGTTCCCGCACGCACTGCCGCGCTAGATCAGGCAAGGCCAACGGCGTTCGCACCGTGGGGCATCAGTCTGGCAAAGCCCGACTAG
- a CDS encoding type II secretion system protein GspK encodes MSQLPPGERGYAMVAAVAAIALFASLALVLVTGTRGGVVMAGAERDRAEAGAAADAGLAMALRGLAGSGALGAWPIDGRVRNETFGPAKLAIRIEDERGKLPINLLEETQVQRLLERAGLRSERLAIATDSLNDWLDEDDQLRAFGAERDWYVSRGIVPRNGPLVSVEELSAIRGFDAALVDRLRPIITLHWGGGPFEPRYASLDAIAVMSEDGEDPVAQIERARELAGQVTALSFNVEGGLVGRPLTVTVDATMPDGAHAVRRTLVELTGSSARPYVLRKVD; translated from the coding sequence GTGAGCCAACTGCCGCCCGGCGAGCGCGGTTACGCAATGGTTGCTGCGGTGGCCGCTATCGCCTTGTTTGCCTCGCTTGCGCTGGTTCTGGTCACGGGCACACGCGGCGGCGTGGTGATGGCGGGAGCCGAGCGGGACCGGGCCGAAGCCGGTGCGGCCGCCGACGCGGGACTGGCCATGGCACTGCGCGGCTTGGCAGGCAGCGGGGCGCTCGGGGCGTGGCCGATAGACGGGCGGGTGCGCAACGAGACGTTCGGGCCAGCAAAGCTTGCGATCCGGATCGAGGATGAACGCGGGAAGCTGCCAATCAACCTGCTTGAAGAAACCCAGGTCCAGCGCTTGCTGGAACGTGCCGGACTGCGCAGCGAGCGTCTGGCCATCGCAACCGACTCGCTGAATGATTGGCTCGACGAGGACGATCAGTTGCGTGCCTTCGGGGCCGAGCGCGACTGGTACGTGTCGCGCGGAATCGTGCCGCGCAACGGGCCACTTGTTTCAGTAGAGGAACTCAGCGCCATTCGCGGGTTCGATGCTGCGCTTGTCGATCGCCTGCGCCCGATTATTACACTGCACTGGGGCGGCGGTCCGTTCGAGCCGCGCTACGCCTCGCTCGACGCCATTGCCGTGATGAGCGAGGACGGCGAAGACCCCGTCGCGCAGATCGAACGCGCCCGCGAGTTGGCGGGGCAGGTAACCGCGCTTTCGTTCAATGTGGAAGGCGGGCTGGTGGGCAGGCCGTTGACCGTTACGGTGGATGCAACCATGCCTGATGGAGCGCACGCCGTCCGCCGCACGCTGGTCGAACTGACCGGCTCCAGCGCCCGGCCTTACGTTCTGCGCAAAGTGGACTGA
- the gspD gene encoding type II secretion system secretin GspD, with protein sequence MKRPSPRRTIGSVLVSAAAISIAINAAAQTAVIDGPPADSQVRSSVVTGTGQLPVPPRTQTFEPRAGDIALNFPASDVRVVAQAVLGDILRMPYTVAPSASGQVTLVTPRKVARSSVLELFEEALRVSRLALVRQNGGYTVMSFDAARASGAAGAGEGRPGFGNEIERLEFVSAVQMKALLDPILPGVVVLADPVANTLTLAGTEGQRANARAILKQFDVNWLRNMSFALFVPQRTDARIIVPELDKLINAADSPTRGLVRLIAMENLNGILAVSAQSQYLADVNRWIEILDREGQNNEERMFVYRVQNGRSKDLARTLNAAFGMSDGGAGGNSAASSQSSGDAGGAGPSPQQPAPGGAISPSSGTSRARIGATITNDDNNNAIVVFGTPREYAIVLEALRKLDIAPMQVLIEAAITEVSLNDNLSYGLQWNFTGSSGSNTFNGTQTDSANSLALARQSPGFSLLFTHGQSISAVLNTLESKTKINVVSAPKLVVLNNQTAALQVGDQVPILTQSSTSNIGNSATVNSVDYRDTGVILKITPRVNESGLVTLDIAQEVSSVKNTNSSGINSPTISTRKISTTVAVQDGDVVALGGLIRNTLSVDRNGIPVVSQIPILGALFGNHGRTRDKTELIVLIKTRVIRSSEEAQEMTQELQSRIRIEPPEKPSKRERKGAETSAPATIP encoded by the coding sequence ATGAAACGCCCATCTCCGCGCCGTACCATCGGCAGCGTCCTCGTCTCCGCGGCTGCGATTTCGATCGCGATCAACGCAGCTGCGCAAACCGCCGTGATCGACGGTCCGCCCGCCGATTCGCAGGTCCGCTCGTCGGTCGTGACGGGCACAGGCCAACTGCCGGTCCCGCCCAGAACGCAGACGTTCGAGCCGCGCGCAGGTGACATTGCGCTGAACTTTCCGGCGTCCGACGTCCGCGTCGTGGCGCAGGCGGTGCTCGGAGACATTCTCCGTATGCCCTATACCGTCGCGCCTTCCGCAAGCGGGCAGGTTACACTCGTCACACCGCGCAAGGTGGCGCGCAGTTCCGTGCTCGAACTGTTCGAGGAAGCCTTGCGCGTGTCTCGTCTCGCGCTGGTCCGGCAGAACGGTGGCTATACCGTCATGTCGTTCGATGCCGCGCGGGCTTCCGGTGCGGCAGGCGCCGGGGAAGGACGTCCCGGTTTCGGCAACGAGATCGAACGGCTGGAATTTGTCAGTGCGGTGCAGATGAAAGCGCTGCTCGATCCGATCCTTCCGGGTGTCGTCGTGCTGGCAGATCCTGTGGCCAATACCCTGACGCTGGCCGGCACCGAAGGCCAACGCGCCAATGCGCGGGCGATCCTCAAGCAGTTTGACGTCAACTGGCTGCGCAACATGTCGTTCGCGCTGTTCGTGCCGCAGCGCACCGATGCGCGGATCATCGTTCCGGAACTCGACAAGCTGATCAATGCGGCGGATTCCCCGACACGCGGTCTGGTACGGCTGATTGCGATGGAGAACCTCAACGGCATACTCGCGGTTTCGGCGCAATCGCAATACCTGGCCGACGTAAATCGCTGGATCGAGATCCTCGACCGCGAAGGGCAGAACAACGAAGAACGGATGTTCGTTTATCGTGTGCAGAACGGGCGGTCGAAGGATCTCGCACGGACGCTGAATGCAGCGTTCGGCATGAGCGACGGCGGAGCAGGCGGCAATTCAGCAGCAAGCAGTCAGTCGTCAGGCGATGCCGGCGGCGCCGGGCCATCGCCCCAGCAGCCCGCGCCGGGCGGGGCAATCAGCCCAAGCAGTGGCACCAGTCGCGCGCGGATTGGTGCGACGATCACCAACGATGACAACAACAACGCTATTGTCGTGTTTGGCACGCCGCGCGAATATGCAATCGTGCTCGAGGCCCTGCGAAAGCTGGACATCGCGCCGATGCAGGTGCTGATCGAAGCTGCGATTACCGAAGTCAGTCTGAACGACAATCTCAGCTACGGCCTGCAATGGAATTTCACTGGTTCCTCGGGCTCGAACACCTTCAACGGCACGCAGACCGATAGCGCCAACTCGCTGGCTCTTGCGCGGCAGAGCCCCGGATTTTCGCTGCTGTTCACTCACGGGCAATCGATCTCCGCCGTTCTCAATACGCTGGAGTCCAAGACCAAGATCAACGTCGTTTCCGCGCCCAAGCTGGTCGTGCTCAACAACCAGACCGCCGCGCTGCAAGTCGGTGATCAGGTGCCGATCCTTACCCAAAGTTCAACTTCGAACATCGGCAATTCGGCCACGGTCAACTCGGTCGATTACCGTGACACGGGCGTCATCCTCAAGATCACCCCGCGCGTGAACGAGAGCGGCCTGGTCACGCTGGACATCGCGCAGGAGGTGAGTTCGGTAAAGAACACCAACTCGTCAGGGATCAATTCTCCCACGATCTCGACACGCAAGATTTCGACGACCGTGGCCGTGCAGGATGGTGATGTCGTTGCACTGGGCGGGTTGATCCGAAATACGCTGAGCGTCGACAGGAATGGCATCCCCGTCGTTTCCCAAATTCCGATTCTGGGCGCGCTGTTCGGCAACCATGGGCGAACGCGCGACAAGACCGAACTCATCGTTCTGATAAAGACGCGCGTCATCCGCAGTTCTGAGGAGGCGCAGGAGATGACGCAGGAACTGCAAAGCCGTATCCGGATCGAACCGCCGGAAAAGCCATCCAAGCGCGAGCGCAAGGGGGCAGAGACATCCGCGCCTGCTACCATTCCGTGA
- the gspM gene encoding type II secretion system protein GspM, whose protein sequence is MRVMSHRERRLVAGGLLVTLVALFVNLVAAPLVSGFSERAARRELLAEEYRQLDQEIAYLPRLRRKARAQEEAQRHFVAAAPNAGIAGAALEERLRSSIEAVGAEYRTIEHEASGKDMIVARASARMSLGAFTRLLERLENEPPLLSVSPVGLNADAALASHKSEPLDVQLEVTVPFAPAAS, encoded by the coding sequence ATGCGCGTGATGTCTCATCGCGAACGGCGGCTGGTGGCTGGTGGATTGCTGGTCACTCTGGTCGCGCTATTCGTAAACCTGGTCGCGGCCCCGCTTGTCTCGGGCTTCTCGGAACGCGCGGCGCGGCGCGAACTGCTGGCCGAGGAGTATCGCCAGCTCGATCAGGAAATCGCTTATCTTCCCCGGCTGCGGCGCAAGGCACGAGCGCAGGAAGAGGCTCAGCGCCACTTCGTCGCCGCTGCACCGAACGCAGGAATCGCCGGTGCCGCGCTGGAGGAGCGTTTGCGCAGTTCCATCGAAGCCGTCGGCGCGGAGTACCGCACGATCGAGCATGAAGCTTCGGGCAAGGACATGATCGTGGCGAGGGCGAGCGCGCGGATGTCGCTCGGCGCCTTCACCAGGTTGCTCGAAAGGCTCGAGAACGAGCCACCGCTTCTTTCCGTCAGCCCGGTCGGTCTCAACGCCGACGCGGCGCTCGCCTCCCACAAGTCCGAACCACTGGATGTGCAGCTTGAAGTTACCGTTCCCTTTGCCCCTGCCGCGTCGTGA
- a CDS encoding type II secretion system protein: MIAARSGKHERGFTLLETLVTLAIVGMMAALLLSAIATPTSFALTRQVRQANADKIVTAQARLRALIERLQPLPRLDSGSGVIDLRGSQHELALFSPPPGNAALATPKRYRLLLTASGDLVLYAAEALDDRIQLDARNLIGWEPVVLLPAVDRLAISYFGPVPGGTEQRWQPEWYDRTEPPALVRIAIGFRDGDRRIWPDLIVRPAATSSSTCRIDRVTGRCEARS; the protein is encoded by the coding sequence ATGATCGCTGCACGCTCTGGCAAGCACGAGCGCGGCTTCACGCTTCTCGAAACGCTGGTCACGCTGGCAATCGTCGGCATGATGGCTGCGCTGCTGCTGTCGGCCATCGCAACGCCGACGTCTTTTGCGCTTACCCGGCAGGTGCGGCAAGCCAATGCCGACAAGATCGTGACCGCGCAGGCCCGCTTGCGCGCATTGATCGAGCGGCTCCAGCCCTTGCCGCGTCTCGATAGCGGCTCTGGCGTCATCGATCTGCGCGGATCGCAACACGAACTGGCGCTGTTTTCGCCGCCACCCGGCAATGCGGCATTGGCCACGCCGAAGCGCTACCGTCTGTTGCTGACCGCCAGCGGTGATCTTGTGCTCTATGCGGCCGAGGCGCTGGACGACCGGATTCAGCTTGATGCGCGCAACCTCATCGGCTGGGAACCTGTAGTGCTACTCCCGGCAGTCGACAGGCTCGCCATCAGCTACTTTGGCCCGGTTCCCGGTGGCACCGAACAGCGCTGGCAGCCGGAGTGGTACGACCGGACCGAACCGCCCGCGTTGGTGCGTATCGCCATCGGATTTCGTGACGGCGACCGGCGCATATGGCCTGATCTGATCGTGCGGCCTGCTGCGACATCCAGCAGCACTTGCCGGATCGACCGCGTGACGGGCCGGTGCGAGGCGCGCTCATGA
- a CDS encoding type II secretion system protein — MIKPRPEERGFALVEALVALAIIAGMAGLFYQTLTGSIEASRGIEARRIAVLVAQSQLAAAEAGAIRSGDEGDSAGLHWTVSIEPWDQGARSGNLTLERVQVAVSAPPSLRPVMSLESLRAIQ; from the coding sequence ATGATCAAGCCACGCCCTGAGGAACGCGGCTTCGCGCTTGTCGAGGCATTGGTTGCACTGGCGATCATCGCTGGAATGGCCGGGCTGTTCTATCAGACGCTCACCGGGTCGATTGAGGCGTCGCGCGGGATCGAAGCGCGCCGGATTGCGGTTCTGGTGGCGCAATCGCAGCTTGCAGCCGCCGAGGCAGGGGCGATCCGCTCTGGCGACGAAGGCGACAGCGCGGGATTGCACTGGACGGTTTCCATCGAGCCGTGGGACCAAGGCGCGCGTTCGGGCAACCTCACGCTTGAGCGCGTGCAAGTTGCGGTTAGTGCGCCGCCTTCATTACGTCCGGTCATGTCGCTCGAAAGCTTGCGGGCCATCCAATGA
- a CDS encoding GspH/FimT family pseudopilin codes for MSGTGDDGFTLLEMLVTLAVVGLVASIGFPVVQSSFDRLELDRAVTDTRYAVRSARALAISRGQRVQLVRLEDGSLSAAGTVFAAAPAKSVTITLPTVGLTFYPGGEALAGEVALRARGTERRIVVRADGLVE; via the coding sequence ATGTCGGGAACTGGTGATGATGGTTTCACGCTCCTGGAAATGCTCGTGACGCTGGCAGTCGTCGGCCTCGTTGCGTCCATCGGTTTTCCGGTGGTTCAGAGTAGCTTCGACAGGCTGGAACTCGACCGTGCGGTAACCGACACGCGCTACGCCGTGCGGTCGGCGCGCGCGCTGGCGATTTCGCGCGGACAGCGCGTGCAGCTTGTGCGGCTCGAGGACGGCAGTCTGTCTGCGGCAGGAACTGTCTTTGCTGCGGCGCCAGCAAAGTCCGTCACGATCACATTGCCAACGGTGGGCCTCACATTCTATCCGGGCGGCGAAGCGCTGGCGGGCGAGGTGGCATTGCGCGCGCGCGGGACCGAGAGACGCATTGTCGTCCGCGCCGACGGGCTGGTCGAATGA
- the gspG gene encoding type II secretion system major pseudopilin GspG translates to MTKLTAAKPADIRKARDAGFTLLELLVVIAIIGLLYAIVGPQVIRYLGSSKTQTAAVQVKNVASSLELYRFDAGGYPTPEQGLDALVKQPAGGVNWNGPYLPQASTIIDPWGNPYLYKVPGEHGQFDVYTLGSDKAPGGTGEAKDVGNW, encoded by the coding sequence ATGACCAAACTGACTGCCGCCAAACCCGCCGATATCCGAAAAGCGAGGGACGCAGGCTTCACGCTGCTTGAACTGCTTGTGGTGATTGCCATTATCGGGCTGCTCTATGCCATCGTCGGCCCGCAGGTGATCCGCTACCTTGGCAGCTCGAAAACGCAGACCGCTGCGGTGCAGGTGAAGAACGTCGCCTCCTCGCTGGAACTCTACAGGTTCGACGCAGGCGGCTATCCGACACCGGAGCAAGGCCTCGATGCCCTCGTCAAGCAGCCAGCAGGCGGGGTCAACTGGAATGGGCCTTACCTGCCGCAGGCCAGCACGATCATCGATCCTTGGGGCAATCCCTACCTCTACAAGGTGCCCGGCGAACACGGCCAGTTCGACGTCTATACGCTCGGCTCCGACAAGGCGCCCGGAGGCACGGGCGAGGCAAAAGATGTCGGGAACTGGTGA
- a CDS encoding type II secretion system F family protein, which produces MPSFAYRAIERGGAARTGTIDAPDLTQATMGVRRLGLLPVSIAASASGPGRTTTARRGASAAKSRAAATTIISELSVLLGAGLQLERALALAIENIESPAIAAQLTDILRLVREGMPLSRAFETRPELFGPGEVAMTEAGEANGRLAESLARLAEMLEAQAELRRTVRSAMFYPTMLTVVSVGVTLLMLLFVVPQFESVFAASKAPLPLSSQIVMGASRGLRDHGLLLLLVLVGAIAAARVSLARPEAREVTDRLVLTVPQLGELVRRIETARFARTLGALVEGNVGLPAAFSLAQRTIGNRTIAVAIGKVASGIREGGGVTAPLAAAGVLPRLAIGFFRTGEESARLGPMLLSLADVLDRDVMRRTQGAIALATPIVTALLGMVVAGIIASIMSAILGFNDLAIST; this is translated from the coding sequence ATGCCAAGTTTTGCATACCGGGCGATAGAGCGGGGCGGCGCCGCCCGTACTGGCACGATTGATGCGCCGGACCTGACGCAAGCCACGATGGGCGTGCGCAGGCTGGGACTGCTGCCGGTGTCCATTGCCGCAAGTGCCAGCGGACCGGGCCGGACGACGACTGCGCGAAGGGGTGCATCGGCTGCGAAATCGCGCGCGGCGGCGACGACCATCATCAGCGAACTATCGGTCCTGCTGGGGGCTGGGCTGCAACTGGAACGGGCGTTGGCACTGGCCATCGAAAACATCGAAAGCCCTGCAATCGCCGCGCAACTCACCGATATCCTGCGCCTTGTCCGCGAAGGCATGCCGCTGTCGCGCGCATTCGAGACACGGCCTGAACTGTTCGGCCCCGGCGAAGTTGCCATGACCGAGGCGGGCGAAGCCAATGGGCGGCTTGCGGAATCACTGGCGCGGCTGGCCGAGATGCTCGAAGCGCAGGCAGAACTTCGCCGGACAGTGCGTTCGGCCATGTTTTACCCGACGATGCTGACCGTGGTGTCGGTGGGCGTGACGCTGCTGATGTTGCTGTTCGTCGTGCCGCAGTTCGAAAGCGTTTTCGCTGCATCAAAAGCGCCTTTGCCCCTGTCGTCGCAGATCGTCATGGGCGCGAGCAGGGGGTTGCGCGACCATGGCCTGCTGCTGTTGCTGGTGCTGGTTGGTGCGATAGCCGCTGCGCGCGTATCGCTCGCCCGGCCTGAGGCGCGCGAGGTTACCGACCGGCTGGTGCTGACGGTCCCGCAATTGGGGGAACTGGTGCGCCGGATTGAAACCGCGCGCTTTGCCCGGACCTTGGGCGCGCTGGTCGAAGGCAATGTCGGGCTGCCGGCCGCGTTTTCGCTGGCGCAACGCACGATTGGCAACCGCACAATTGCAGTGGCCATCGGCAAGGTGGCGAGCGGGATCCGCGAAGGCGGCGGGGTGACTGCGCCTCTGGCAGCGGCAGGCGTGCTGCCCCGTCTGGCCATCGGCTTTTTTCGCACCGGCGAGGAAAGCGCGCGGCTCGGGCCGATGCTGCTTTCGCTGGCCGACGTGCTCGACCGCGATGTGATGCGCCGCACGCAGGGCGCCATCGCGCTGGCGACGCCGATAGTCACCGCGCTTCTTGGCATGGTTGTGGCGGGGATCATCGCCTCGATCATGTCCGCAATTCTTGGCTTCAACGATCTGGCGATTTCGACATGA